A genomic stretch from Microplitis mediator isolate UGA2020A chromosome 10, iyMicMedi2.1, whole genome shotgun sequence includes:
- the LOC130675814 gene encoding leucine-rich repeat-containing protein 15-like → MLRIVLFLTVLWCTSMHCKIEHLSNEKECSNESENGNTLDLSYSGITRLKNYFINSSAITHINLMNNAINKIENCAFKGLPNLVYVNLSRNSLSSGDFPFGLINCTNQSAIETLVLDNVYSNSYVTITLTDSIKLLKLKKLYLRQNDIENIIFDSVRLGDIMPNIAHLYLNDNILTSLSSLKYLPMTLTHLHLDNNRISKLEIEYFNNLRVLTINKNNIKNLCTIYINCNGISLASAVNLEFLSISNSELQGIDSNSFRDLTNLRHLDLSFNILREMPVVLRYLVNLKTLLLNNNQIETIPDISVIVSLEHFSIANNKIGSMDCSTFSGLSNLKKLNLSNNALSKFVSGSLDDLILLEELDLSGNKFFTLPDDWISYNLNLQYLYLDNNLFTSLADLSLTEAKNLTYLNIGGNPLTLINIKSLKFLPENTTVDIESRSLDCFIYQYRCQNYYG, encoded by the coding sequence atgTTACGTATCGTGTTGTTTTTAACTGTATTATGGTGCACTTCTATGCACTGTAAAATCGAACATTTGTCAAATGAAAAAGAGTGTAGTAATGAAAGTGAAAATGGAAATACTTTAGATCTTTCATATTCAGGAATAACGcggttgaaaaattattttataaacagtTCCGCTATTACGCACATCAACTTAATGAATAATGCAATAAAcaaaatcgaaaattgcgcATTTAAAGGCTTACCGAATTTGGTTTACGTAAATTTATCGCGAAACAGTTTATCAAGTGGTGACTTTCCATTTGGACTAATAAATTGTACCAATCAGTCTGCTATTGAAACATTAGTTTTAGATAATGTCTATTCGAATTCTTATGTTACAATAACACTAACAGATTctataaaattactaaaattgaagaaattatatttacgCCAGAACGATATAgaaaacataatttttgacAGCGTACGGTTGGGTGACATTATGCCAAACATCGCTCATTTGTATCTAAATGATAACATTCTTACATCATTAAGTTCTTTAAAATATCTCCCCATGACTTTAACTCATTTACATCTTGATAATAATCGGATATCAAAATTGGAAATAGAATATTTCAACAACTTAAGAGTCTTAACGATTAATAAgaataacattaaaaatttatgtactatttacataaattgCAACGGAATTTCGTTGGCAAGTGCggtaaatttagaatttttgtcGATTTCAAACTCAGAACTACAAGGAATAGATTCAAATTCATTCAGAGATTTAACAAATTTACGCCATTTGGACttatcttttaatattttacgtGAAATGCCAGTAGTACTTCGTTATTTGGTGAACTTGAAGACACTTCTACTGAACAACAATCAAATTGAAACCATTCCTGATATTAGTGTCATAGTTAGTTTGGAACATTTTTCAATAGCAAATAACAAAATAGGATCCATGGACTGTTCAACTTTTAGCGGTCTAtcaaatcttaaaaaattaaatcttagCAATAATGCTTTGAGTAAATTTGTTTCTGGATCATTGgatgatttaatattattagaaGAATTAGATTTGtctggaaataaattttttactttgccTGATGATTGGATTtcatacaatttaaatttgcaatatttatatttggataataatttatttaccagTTTGGCAGACTTATCGTTGACAGAAGCGAAAAATCTTACATACTTAAACATCGGCGGGAATCCATTGACATTGATAAATATcaagtcattaaaatttttaccagaAAATACAACAGTCGACATTGAGAGCAGAAGTTTAGACTGTTTTATCTACCAGTATCGTTGTCAGAATTATTATGGGTAA
- the LOC130675755 gene encoding leucine-rich repeats and immunoglobulin-like domains protein 3 gives MNHDCICDREHQSVLDLSNSGLTRLKKSFVNSSVITHVYLTDNDIWEIDEGAFDSLPNLVYLNLTGNLISFDQLNFGDQSEIETLVLDNAIRNPAYKISNPRKSNYQCSGVNNFRVVSADKANTIELKNNMKLPKLKKMYLRNNNIESINEESMASLKEIMPNLTHLILGRNRISSVSFIKFLPSTVTDLFLHNNRISQFESASLNNLKILSLNENEIKNLCGSYGYCDGMTLKSAVNLEILSISKVGLKKIESDSFEDLGNLLVLDMSFNKIDEILKHTFDNLTKLMILKLDHNELVRLPDICGSKNLESFSISHNKIKIIDKSISCLSKTKFMNLSNNIVDEINSEAFSSFVELEELDLSGNKLAILPDNWFPLKSNLQYLHLNNNSFTTLANMSLKKSKILRSLNVRKNPLRVINIKILMDLLENTIVDIEERGYEQCVVFKG, from the coding sequence ATGAATCATGACTGTATTTGTGACAGAGAACATCAATCGGTCCTAGATCTTTCAAATAGTGGACTAACGCgtctaaaaaaatcttttgtgAACAGTTCTGTTATAACGCATGTGTACTTAACTGACAATGATATTTGGGAAATTGACGAAGGTGCATTCGATAGCCTGCCGAATttggtttatttaaatttgaccgGGAATTTGATTTCGTttgatcaattaaattttggtGATCAGTCGGAAATTGAAACACTGGTTCTGGATAATGCGATAAGAAATCcagcttataaaatttctaatccTCGGAAATCGAATTATCAGTGCAgtggagtaaataatttcagAGTAGTAAGTGCAGATAAGGCTAATACGATcgaacttaaaaataatatgaaacttccgaaattaaaaaagatgTATCTTCGtaacaataatattgaatCCATAAATGAAGAAAGTATGGCTTCGTTAAAGGAAATAATGCCAAATTTGACTCATCTTATTTTGGGACGGAATCGTATTTCATCAgtgagttttattaaatttttaccgtCAACTGTGacggatttatttttacataataatCGTATATCTCAATTTGAAAGTGcatctttaaataatttaaaaattttgtcattgaatgaaaacgaaataaaaaatttgtgtggCAGCTATGGATATTGTGATGGAATGACATTAAAAAGTGCtgtaaatttagaaattttgtcaATTTCAAAAGTCggacttaaaaaaatagaatcagATTCATTTGAAgatttaggaaatttattagtACTGGATAtgtcttttaataaaattgatgaaattcTTAAACATACATTTGACAATTTGacaaaattaatgatactaaAATTGGATCACAATGAATTAGTTCGGTTACCTGACATTTgcggttcaaaaaatttggaatcattttcaatttcacataacaaaataaaaataattgacaaatcaatttCTTGTTTGTCGAAAACTAAATTCATGAATCTCAGCAACAATATTGTGGACGAAATAAATTCTGAAGCATTTAGCAGTTTTGTTGAGTTAGAAGAACTAGACCTTTCGGGAAATAAGCTTGCGATTTTGCCAGACAACTGGTTTCCACTCAAATCAAATTTGCAGTACTTGCACTTGAACAATAACTCTTTTACAACTCTTGCAAATATGTCTTTGAAAAAGTccaaaattttgagatctctTAATGTCAGGAAAAATCCACTGAGAgtgataaatatcaaaattttgatggaTCTTTTAGAAAATACGATAGTAGATATTGAAGAAAGAGGCTACGAGCAATGCGTTGTCTTTAAGGGATAG
- the LOC130675756 gene encoding protein artichoke-like, giving the protein MAGSLKNTMLSFLILYLLSESSIAYTGQRISFPMRYVDRSITIPSSVSENILLPTGKCQDLTNRDLSLYLPGCAPATLYPGFIDSSRVSCLSIPDSLIGRIAVGSFDGMPNLQYLDLSRNRIEFCDVLHFGGHNNLVTLIIDENNSQGEQIDLVLSLSDCFPRVEHLYLRKNFLTDIKAPLQRYFPSLTHLYLSDNRLKGRTFDYLELPLTLTHLHLERNWIRRIDTRGLINLSSLFLDGNRIQSICHLQCPDGSSHLSLRHTNRLQFLSLSRNEIGYIECDSFDDTRFLKSLNLAHNKIDSIAQGTFDVLQDLRDLSLSYNRLVSLPDFRNLRMITSLSLDHNLIDRIPSGIFCNLYHLKWLSMGQNHIRSVAVDAFVNLPSLEELDLSNNELTYLPYGWVDANTRLRHLDVRGNRFTRIEDLALDCALSLTHLYLQGNPLTRVDTPAYWRLAHNVSVYLEYGSSVHREPCYVRCDQTYREYVIPRVTSGDEWTWLKMFGHCVLFLTISWCISVHCINLNISEPIFINHDCICDSENQSVLDLSNTGLMRLKKSFVNSSVITHVYLTDNDIWEIDEGAFDSLPNLVYLNLTGNLISFDQLNFGDQSKVETLVLDNAIRNPVYKNSTDRSSNHQCSGVNNFRDASSEKVNTIELKNNMKLPQLKKLYLRNNNIESINEENIASLKELMPSITHLNLEENRISSVSFIKFLPSTVTDLYLHNNRISKFESVSLNNLKILSLNENEIKNLCGSYGNCDGMTLKSAVNLEILSISKVGLKKIESDSFEDLGNLLILDMSINKIDEIVKHTFDNLTKLMILKLDHNELVRLPDICGLKNLESFSISHNKIKIIDKSISCLSKVKELNLSSNILDEINSEAFSSFIELEELDLSGNKLVILPDNWIPLKSNLQYLHLNNNLFASLASMSLIEAKNLRSLNIGKNPLKVINIKILKALPENTTVDIEKIGCEQCEICQQCKQCKDPPLWGSISHCRTCGFFCNNCDPYDK; this is encoded by the exons ATGGCTGGGTCGTTAAAAAATACGATGCTgagttttttaattctctatttATTGAGCGAATCCAGTATTGCTTACACAGGGCAGAGGATATCGTTTCCGATGAGATACGTCGATCGTTCGATAACGATTCCTTCGTCAGTGTcggaaaatattttgctgCCTACTGGAAAATGTCAGGATTTGACGAACCGCGATTTGTCGTTGTACTTGCCGGGATGTGCGCCCGCGACTCTCTACCCCGGGTTCATTGACAGCTCCCGGGTGTCTTGCTTAAGCATTCCGGACAGTTTGATTGGCCGCATTGCCGTTGGTTCATTTGACGGGATGCCGAATCTGCAGTATCTGGATTTGTCGCGAAACCGCATTGAATTCTGCGACGTTTTGCACTTTGGCGGGCACAATAATCTGGTGACGCTGATCATCGACGAAAACAACTCGCAGGGTGAACAAATAGATCTAGTGCTCTCGTTATCAGACTGTTTTCCGCGAGTGGAACATCTTTATCTACGTAAAAACTTTCTCACTGATATAAAAGCACCGCTGCAGAGATATTTTCCATCATTGACTCATCTCTATCTGTCAGACAATCGATTGAAAGGCAGGACATTTGATTACCTCGAGCTTCCACTCACCTTGACCCATCTACACCTGGAACGTAATTGGATCCGTCGAATAGATACTCGAGGATTGATAAATCTTTCTTCGCTCTTCCTCGATGGCAATCGAATCCAGTCTATTTGCCATTTGCAGTGTCCCGACGGTTCTTCTCACCTGAGTCTCCGCCATACCAATCGACTCCAGTTTTTATCGCTCTCGCGAAATGAAATTGGCTATATTGAATGCGACAGCTTCGATGACACTCGTTTTCTCAAGAGTTTAAATTTAGCCCACAATAAAATTGATTCTATTGCCCAGGGGACTTTTGATGTTTTACAAGACCTAAGAGATTTGTCTTTGAGCTACAATCGACTTGTGAGTTTGCCAGATTTTAGAAACCTCAGGATGATAACGAGCTTGTCATTGGATCACAATCTAATAGATCGTATTCCCTCGGGAATCTTTTGCAATCTTTATCATCTCAAGTGGCTGTCAATGGGTCAAAATCACATCAGAAGTGTTGCCGTGGATGCATTTGTTAACCTTCCGTCGCTGGAGGAGCTTGATCTGTCAAACAACGAGCTCACTTACCTTCCTTACGGCTGGGTCGATGCTAACACACGTCTAAGACACCTTGACGTCCGGGGAAACCGGTTCACTAGGATCGAGGATCTCGCTCTAGACTGCGCGCTAAGTCTGACTCATCTTTATCTCCAAGGCAATCCACTGACCCGAGTTGATACACCCGCTTACTGGCGACTTGCTCACAATGTCAGTGTTTATTTGGAATACGGCTCATCAGTGCATAGAGAACCGTGCTATGTGCGATGCGATCAAACATATAGAGAGTACGTTATACCTCGGGTAACTTCTGGTGATGAGTGGACTTGG ttaaaaatgtttggacattgcgttttatttttaaccatTTCTTGGTGCATTTCAGTTCATTGcatcaatttaaatatcagtgaaccgatttttataaatcatgaCTGTATTTGTGACAGCGAAAATCAATCTGTCTTAGATCTTTCAAATACTGGATTGATGCGTTTGAAGAAATCTTTTGTGAACAGTTCTGTTATAACGCATGTGTACTTGACTGACAATGATATTTGGGAAATTGACGAAGGTGCATTCGATAGTCTGCCGAATttggtttatttaaatttgaccgGAAATTTGATTTCGTttgatcaattaaattttggtGATCAGTCAAAAGTTGAGACATTGGTTCTGGATAATGCGATAAGAAATCcggtttataaaaattctactGATCGGAGTTCAAATCATCAGTGCAgtggagtaaataatttcagAGATGCAAGTTCAGAAAAGGTCAACACGATcgaacttaaaaataatatgaagcttccgcaattaaaaaaattgtatcttCGTAATAATAACATTGAATCCATAAATGAAGAAAATATTGCATCGTTAAAAGAATTAATGCCGAGTATTACTCATCTTAATTTGGAAGAAAATCGTATTTCATCAGTgagtttcattaaatttttaccgtCAACTGTGACggatttatatttacataataATCGCATATCTAAATTTGAAAGTGtgtctttaaataatttaaaaattttgtcattaaatgaaaacgaaataaaaaatttgtgtggCAGCTATGGAAATTGTGATGGAATGACATTAAAAAGTGCTgttaatttagaaattttgtcaATTTCAAAAGTCggacttaaaaaaatagaatcagATTCATTTGAAgatttaggaaatttattaatactggatatgtctattaataaaattgatgaaattgTTAAACATACATTTGACAATTTGACAAAACTAATGATACTAAAATTGGATCACAATGAATTAGTTCGGTTACCTGACATTTgcggtttaaaaaatttggaatcattttcaatttcacataacaaaataaaaataatcgacAAATCAATTTCTTGTTTATCAAAAGTTAAAGAACTCAATCTCAGCAGCAATATTTTGGATGAAATAAATTCTGAAGCATTTAGCAGTTTTATTGAGTTAGAAGAACTGGACCTTTCGGGAAATAAGCTCGTGATTTTACCAGACAATTGGATTCCACTGAAATCAAATCTGCAGTACTTGCActtaaacaataatttgttTGCAAGTCTTGCAAGCATGTCGCTAATCGAAGCCAAAAATTTGAGATCTCTCAACATCGGGAAAAATCCATTGAAAgtgataaatatcaaaatattgaaGGCTTTACCAGAAAATACGACAGTGGACATCGAAAAAATAGGTTGTGAGCAATGCGAGATATGTCAGCAATGTAAGCAATGTAAAGATCCACCACTCTGGGGATCTATTTCACATTGTCGAACTTGTGGCTTCTTTTGTAACAATTGCGACCCCTATGATAAATAG